One part of the Sebastes fasciatus isolate fSebFas1 chromosome 8, fSebFas1.pri, whole genome shotgun sequence genome encodes these proteins:
- the LOC141772654 gene encoding serine/threonine-protein kinase WNK2 isoform X2 has translation MEPEEPNSNNSEQLLKYPPVPDSQCELSMNMYEAMGDGNVNHVDSVLVRGGSDPSLYPSSSYQRNVHQRFIRRSLWFSDADEQAFEAPECDNRNKVLNINLRTIVDRTRGTSSGIQEGSSTESQGGQKDSATESASADEEKDKGGDALTVTCNDGGKAAIKAASEDNEEEAEMKAVSTSPGGRFLKFDIELGRGSFKTVYKGLDTETWVEVAWCELQDRKLSKVERQRFKEEAEMLKGLQHPNIVRFYDFWESPLKGKKCIVLVTELMTSGTLKTYLKRFKVMKPKVLRSWCRQILKGLHFLHTRTPPIIHRDLKCDNIFITGPTGSVKIGDLGLATLKAASFAKSVIGTPEFMAPEMYEEHYDEAVDVYAFGMCMLEMATSEYPYSECQNAAQIYRKVTSGVKPASYNKVVDPEIKEIIGECICQKKEERYTIKDLLNHAFFAEDTGVRVELAEEDDGKKDSIALKLWVEDHKKLKGKYKESGAIEFTFDLEKEVPEVVAQEMVESGFFHESDAKTVGKSIRDRVALIKWRRERTVSAAVPVDQGEGGHRVQMTPSQGVSAGVAHVGQPLLEPEEAEADQHNRMRNLPASVTSVTSDGTLDSGMGSTVYSDSHSSQQSVLYQSLLEPITMATQQCQSSSSPFLTDRPHSCEKVEVWGSTRSPELRTRLGAATRRGSAPVIDTSSANHIAQLHALIQSQRSISPTPHVPENQLEVSPPELHSEAKDGFPSQSAQPVLQVFPVSSPSEYRRFSDTIIRPSSEASSENFTLPVPSGRRHSDLSSLTSHHNHHFAMNRGHVCQACLALLLLRSREGGYRRPSVAMPTHHCPYDFRQNPSSGGTMTTPGYGRLKGLSDFADFSLLQQSLFNIISRKAAPCHTTPTQASLLHPSAAHRPARSDGDGSLKSHLLSRGLVGDQESLQDCEDSLCAREQQVTGAVGVTSSAGHQNQPSIQGLPSSNTAVHTPQQYIQPGHSYPAAPYAGQHSAATPAPASLCSVNIQHTVSAVSYTPLSAQQVAANVSASAVPQHVAQSYQAPGHQQQPATAANSLTFPLNVQQTCQNCVAPAQQQPHSASGYPTPVQQQTAAAANTLTAQQPAQSYPLASVAPTMAAMAPCHPTQAPSALQHIQAAVKLPSQQAGQSSSTPALYSQQIPVQQEHQLNTQCNVQLAQHAGQAYIQPHNQETMHTIHQQMAQQPTHLSQSQDVSQPTVQQVQTPASQLHPTAPPVLQVAATHQSYPAAGLPDAASQSYAHAALQQQTAPAQSQYLSAQSSGVPQTYGAQQYQPYFCAAAFLNQNIPAGPAGLNLSQSASSAPAPQQSMAPATAHQHLQPLQISNSLPPTHSSQFPSQYPTIQVMTAMTDCESSYPHSCTAPHPPTSSHLNHMFLSPGQTLPVTPSVSPLSPLHIENALVSPVPVSLVPSPSTLLGTVAPTSPLHQPNAVLNVRSEASHSQPAFISAPTTHPIHTHTAPCQNTHPPTNGSTQPLIQVPQHAQASHPELVPSAHPVQPAVFSSPLQNGSDPAAAAQLDNKNPCQLALQAQSQVQSQIPVLQPSDSQRVSSGSASSSLTQQKQLSSLTGAAGQGPTETNTEDQAAEKHTGGQSYDSVNSDATSGKEMSDGYEGTHGGKGEGKVRKHHRRSTRTRSRQEKISRPKLNMLNVCNTGDKMVECQLETHNHKMVTFKFDLDGDAPEEIATYMVENDFILPLEKEVFIEQLKDIVDKAEDMLSEDTEGERNSDQGGSPKQSEGAGALGTEASAPSTPQLVYQQNVLHTGKRWFIICPVAETPVLDKEKTTSHTSAALESETSASSSVRPNSNTPVVTTAVASLSSQSLSSSSSPVPPAAQTSVQPQDQNVDKTRIQQSQPCVTKHALAAAGTSHHNSLPVEEPCISAVSMVTDIPCCAIVPPVSLDVNAVDNGAASSLTSSQTNQHNQKASPAGDLPPQLASHQSVVLQQPYATPMQPGTVTSQPQSPAHQTSQNSQSSQQQPVSGGPGESDSEGPRRVEFVDRTIKTLDEKLRNLLYQEHAPSQPSSTASDPQASSTEGVSSPPVSDGQNTEGALTKKKGEPLPQIPERTDSVGALSDSAVAGPSATNRGLNKSDVTANSSSYSSKSRFQIIPTPPDVIYRLEKSKTSCSTCSSPAPSSGSGGSYSLSQGLGRKENDCVAVGRSSVTAVADHATAGTSKPPSSNRYSAPPNFYHATPTSSPDLTPRHIPRAQTIDTPTHHSWHYHTSHLYSDSADEDSSSVALPPAHPAPPAHALSEHSGSDLMKRAVAFLRRSGRSKSEQSSDSPSRQPVAMNGHAPSPAAGHALSSYISSDNDSEFEDADMRKELQKLREKHMKEISELQAFQRNEIEHLYTGLGKTLPTNVGLLHAAPPSGRRRRASKHKLKAGKLLNPMVQQLKNNLNTSTERKGDSAASSSSSPAKSSVLSDGSAHSSGSSSSSTQPSAAPEQVHTQQPCSLKGSFSSDNIYAGLHGDGTANQAGPGQGWTVYHQTSERVTYKSSSKPRTRFLSGPVSLSIWSTLKRLCLGKERSSRSSLNTATAQTASAQTQPSLTTATPSPSPQPISRLAQVQTNNSNNKRGTFTDDLHKLVDDWTKETVAAANQLRPSLNQIKQQRRQQDLEGRAPPMGAATHEMKCHVGTHKFQLPLSCPLTAALGPGMPSTLAPNASAMLPPGYLLPSGSYGGMVPGPLFPQQWPGMPSPVGSAGPVGLLGAARMMPYATMANPGIQAYPLVMHDPENGPKTTRTT, from the exons GATCGCAAGCTGTCCAAAGTGGAACGTCAGCGCTTTAAGGAGGAGGCAGAGATGTTGAAGGGTCTTCAACATCCCAACATTGTCCGTTTCTATGACTTCTGGGAGTCGCCCCTTAAAGGGAAGAAGTGCATTGTTTTAGTAACGGAGCTCATGACGTCAGGGACGCTAAAAAC CTATCTAAAACGTTTCAAAGTAATGAAGCCAAAGGTGCTGAGGAGCTGGTGCAGACAGATCCTGAAAGGCCTTCACTTTCTCCACACCAGGACTCCTCCCATCATCCATAGGGACCTCAAATGTGACAACATCTTCATCACGGGACCTACAGGCTCGGTCAAAATAGGGGATTTAGGACTCGCAACACTCAAGGCGGCTTCCTTTGCTAAGAGCGTCATAG GCACCCCAGAGTTCATGGCTCCAGAGATGTATGAAGAGCACTATGATGAGGCTGTGGATGTCTACGCCTTTGGCATGTGTATGCTAGAAATGGCCACGTCGGAATACCCCTACTCCGAGTGTCAGAACGCTGCTCAGATATACCGCAAAGTCACTAGC GGAGTGAAGCCAGCCAGCTACAACAAGGTCGTGGATCCTGAAATCAAGGAGATTATTGGGGAGTGTATCTGCCAAAAGAAAGAGGAGCG GTACACCATCAAAGACCTGTTGAACCATGCTTTCTTTGCTGAGGACACAGGCGTTAGGGTGGAGCTAGCTGAGGAGGACGATGGGAAAAAGGACTCGATAGCCCTGAAACTGTGGGTGGAGGACCACAAGAAGTTAAAAGGGAAGTACAAGGAGAGCGGAGCCATCGAGTTCACGTTTGACTTGGAGAAGGAGGTCCCTGAGGTTGTGGCACAAGAAATG GTGGAGTCTGGCTTCTTCCACGAGAGTGATGCTAAGACCGTGGGAAAGTCGATCAGGGACCGCGTGGCACTGATCaaatggaggagggagagaaccGTGTCTGCTGCAGTTCCAGTGGATCAAGGCGAAGGGGGTCACAGGGTCCAGATGACACCATCTCAGGGCGTCTCTGCTGGGGTTGCACATGTAGGACAGCCTTTGCTGGAACCAGAAGAGGCAGAGGCAGACCAGCACAACAGGATGCGTAACCTGCCAGCCAGTGTCACCTCAGTGACGT CAGACGGCACGCTTGATAGTGGCATGGGCTCCACTGTGTACTCAGACTCCCACAGCAGCCAGCAGAGTGTCCTCTACCAGTCCCTGCTGGAGCCTATTACTATGGCAACACAGCAG TGCCAGAGCAGCAGTAGCCCTTTCCTAACAGATCGACCTCACTCCTGTGAAAAGGTTGAAGTATGGGGGTCAACACGGAGCCCAGAGCTCAGGACTCGTTTAGGAGCTGCAACCCGGAGAGGAAGTGCCCCCGTTATTGACACTAGCAGTGCAAACCACATTGCTCAACTCCATGCCCTCATTCAGTCGCAGAGATCAATCAGTCCCACCCCCCACGTGCCAGAGAACCAGTTGGAGGTCAGCCCCCCTGAGCTTCACTCCGAGGCTAAGGATGGATTCCCCTCCCAGAGTGCTCAGCCAGTACTGCAGGTCTTCCCCGTCTCTTCACCTTCTGAGTACCGCCGCTTTAGTGACACCATTATCAGACCGTCATCAGAGGCCTCCAGTGAAAACTTCACCCTGCCCGTGCCGAGTGGACGCAGACACTCTGACCTCAGTAGTCTAACTTCTCATCATAACCACCATTTTGCAATGAATAGAGGCCACGTGTGCCAGGCCTGCCTCGCTTTGCTTCTTCTAAGGTCACGAGAAGGAGGCTACCGCCGTCCTTCTGTTGCCATGCCAACACACCATTGTCCATATGACTTTAGACAAAACCCGTCCTCCGGTGGAACAATGACCACCCCTGGTTATGGACGGCTGAAAGGTTTGAGCGATTTTGCCGATTTCTCACTGCTGCAGCAGTCCCTGTTCAATATAATCAGCCGCAAAGCAGCGCCTTGTCACACAACGCCCACCCAAGCCTCCTTGCTGCACCCCTCAGCCGCCCACAGGCCTGCCCGCAGTGACGGAGACGGCAGCCTGAAGAGTCATCTCCTGAGTCGCGGTTTGGTTGGGGACCAAGAATCCCTCCAGGACTGCGAGGATAGTCTCTGTGCCAGAGAGCAGCAAGTGACCGGGGCTGTGGGAGTG ACCAGTTCAGCAGGTCACCAGAATCAACCATCTATACAGGGCCTGCCTTCTTCCAACACAGCAGTGCACACACCACAGCAGTACATCCAGCCTGGACACAGTTACCCTGCTGCTCCATATGCTGGCCAACACAGTGCTGCAACACCAGCTCCAGCTAGTCTATGTTCAGTCAACATCCAGCATACAGTCAGTGCTGTGAGCTACACACCTCTGAGTGCACAACAAGTTGCAGCAAATGTTTCAGCATCAGCTGTGCCACAACATGTTGCACAGAGCTACCAAGCACCCGGCCACCAACAGCAGCCGGCAACAGCAGCAAACTCTTTGACTTTTCCTTTGAACGTCCAACAAACGTGTCAGAACTGCGTGGCCCCAGCTCAACAACAGCCTCACTCTGCATCAGGATATCCTACTCCAGTTCAGCAACAgactgctgcagcagcaaacaCCCTGACAGCACAGCAGCCAGCACAAAGCTATCCTCTTGCATCTGTAGCCCCAACTATGGCAGCCATGGCCCCGTGTCATCCTACACAAGCTCCCAGTGCACTGCAACACATCCAAGCCGCAGTCAAACTGCCAAGTCAGCAGGCTGGTCAGAGCTCTTCCACACCAGCACTTTACAGCCAACAGATACCCGTTCAGCAAGAGCACCAACTAAATACTCAGTGCAATGTACAACTAGCACAACATGCTGGGCAGGCTTATATTCAGCCTCATAACCAAGAGACTATGCATACCATACACCAACAAATGGCACAACAGCCCACCCACCTTTCTCAGAGCCAGGATGTATCCCAGCCTACAGTCCAACAGGTTCAGACCCCAGCTTCTCAACTTCATCCGACAGCGCCCCCAGTTTTGCAGGTTGCAGCCACACACCAGAGTTACCCTGCTGCTGGTCTACCTGATGCTGCCTCTCAGAGCTATGCACATGCTGCCCTGCAGCAACAGACTGCCCCAGCTCAGAGCCAGTACCTGTCTGCGCAGTCTTCTGGTGTTCCACAGACCTACGGAGCACAACAG TATCAACCCTATTTTTGCGCCGCTGCTTTCCTGAACCAG AATATTCCTGCTGGTCCTGCTGGGCTTAATCTCAGCCAGTCAGCTTCAAGTGCGCCAGCCCCTCAACAGTCAATGGCTCCGGCTACTGCCCACCAACATCTCCAACCTCTGCAGATTTCAAACTCTCTACCGCCAACACATTCATCCCAG TTTCCTTCACAGTATCCCACAATCCAGGTGATGACAGCTATGACTGACTGTGAATCCTCCTACCCCCACTCCTGCACCGCCCCTCACCCTCCAACCTCCTCTCATCTTAATCACATGTTCCTTTCTCCTGGACAGACTCTTCCTGTGACCCCCTCTGTCTCCCCCCTTTCTCCTCTGCACATTGAAAATGCGTTAGTTTCACCTGTACCGGTGTCTCTCGTACCGTCCCCCTCAACCTTGCTGGGTACGGTGGCACCCACGTCCCCACTGCACCAGCCCAACGCTGTTCTAAATGTTAGATCTGAGGCTTCTCATTCACAACCTGCGTTTATATCAGCACCAACCACCcaccccatacacacacacactgccccgTGCCAGAACACACACCCTCCCACAAACGGCAGCACTCAGCCTCTGATACAG GTTCCCCAACATGCCCAGGCCAGCCATCCTGAGCTTGTTCCCTCTGCTCATCCAGTCCAGCCTGCAGTCTTCTCCTCACCTCTGCAGAATGggtcagaccctgctgctgctgcccagcTGGACAACAAGAACCCGTGCCAGCTGGCCCTGCAGGCCCAGAGTCAGGTTCAGAGCCAGATTCCTGTACTGCAGCCCTCTGACTCTCAGAGAGTTTCATCTGGGTCTGCCAGCTCCAGTCTGACTCAGCAGAAACAGCTCAGTAGTCTCACCGGAGCTGCAGGTCAGGGTCCAACAGAGACCAACACAGAG GATCAAGCTGCAGAGAAACACACTGGAGGACAGAGCTATGACAG CGTCAACTCTGATGCCACGTCAGGGAAGGAGATGAGTGACGGTTACGAGGGGACACATGGAGGTAAAGGCGAAGGGAAAGTCCGCAAACACCACCGCAGGTCCACACGCACTCGTTCACGGCAAGAGAAGATTAGCAGGCCAAAGCTCAACATGCTCAAT GTGTGCAACACTGGCGATAAGATGGTCGAGTGTCAGTTGGAAACTCATAACCACAAAATGGTCACTTTCAAGTTTGACCTGGATGGAGATGCACCGGAGGAGATTGCTACATACATG GTGGAGAACGATTTCATTCTGCCTTTAGAAAAAGAGGTGTTCATTGAGCAGCTGAAGGACATCGTGGACAAGGCTGAGGACATGCTGAGCGAGGACACCGAGGGTGAAAGGAACTCCGACCAGGGAGGCAGTCCCAAACAGAGCGAAGGCGCTGGCGCTCTGGGAACGGAG GCTTCCGCACCCAGCACACCACAGCTAGTGTACCAGCAAAATG TCCTCCACACTGGCAAGCGTTGGTTTATCATCTGCCCTGTGGCTGAGACGCCTGTGTTAGACAAAGAGAAGACTACATCGCACACCTCTGCAGCCCTGG AATCTGAAACGTCTGCCTCCTCATCAGTCAGGCCCAACAGCAACACGCCTGTAGTGACTACCGCCGTCGCATCTTTATCCTCCCAAagcctgtcctcctcctcctcccctgtgCCCCCCGCAGCTCAGACCTCAGTGCAACCTCAAGACCAAAATGTTGACAAAACCCGGATCCAGCAGTCTCAGCCCTGTGTAACTAAACATGCCCTCGCTGCTGCTGGGACCAGCCATCACAACTCCCTTCCTGTGGAAGAGCCTTGCATCTCTGCTGTCTCTATGGTAACGGATATTCCATGCTGCGCTATTGTGCCACCTGTCTCTCTGGATGTGAATGCTGTTGATAACGGAGCGGCTAGTAGTTTGACCTCTTCTCAAACTAATCAGCACAACCAGAAGGCCAGTCCTGCTGGAGACCTACCCCCTCAGCTGGCATCCCATCAGTCTGTGGTCCTGCAGCAACCCTACGCCACGCCCATGCAGCCCGGGACCGTCACCTCCCAGCCGCAGAGTCCAGCACATCAGACCTCCCAGAACTCCCAGTCAAGCCAACAGCAGCCAGTGAGCGGGGGTCCAGGCGAGTCAGACAGCGAGGGACCACGCAGGGTGGAGTTTGTAGACCGCACAATCAAGACTTTGGATGAGAAGCTGAGAAACCTGTTGTACCAGGAGCACGCTCCCTCCCAGCCCTCCAGCACTGCATCTGACCCCCAGGCCTCCAGCACAGAGGGAGTCAGCTCACCTCCAGTCTCAGACGGCCAGAACACCGAGGGAGCACTTACAAAGAAGAAAGGGGAGCCACTG CCTCAGATTCCTGAGCGCACAGATAGTGTGGGTGCACTAAGTGACTCTGCAGTGGCA GGTCCTTCAGCCACTAACAGGGGTTTGAACAAAAGCGATGTGACCGCCAACTCCAGTTCATACAGCTCCAAAAGCCGTTTTCAA ATCATCCCCACTCCACCGGATGTCATTTATCGTTTAGAGAAAAGCAAGACGAGCTGCAGCACCTGCAGCTCCCCAGCACCCTCTAGTGGTTCCGGAGGGTCTTACAGCCTGAGCCAGGGCCTAGGCAGGAAAGAGAATGACTGTGTGGCTGTGGGCAGATCTTCTGTGACAGCTGTAGCTGATCATGCGACTGCAGGAACATCCAAACCCCCCAGTAGTAACCGTTACTCTGCCCCACCTAACTTCTACCATGCCACCCCCACTTCCAGCCCCGATCTCACCCCACGTCATATCCCCCGGGCCCAGACGATCGACACGCCAACCCATCACAGCTGGCATTACCACACCTCTCACCTCTACTCTGACTCAGCAGATGAGGACAGCAGCAGCGTAGCCCTTCCTCCAGCCCACCCCGCTCCCCCAGCTCATGCCCTGTCGGAGCACAGTGGAAGCGACCTCATGAAGAGGGCAGTGGCCTTCCTGCGGCGCTCTGGTCGGAGCAAAAGTGAGCAGAGCTCCGATTCACCGAGCCGACAGCCCGTGGCAATGAACGGTCACGCTCCCTCGCCTGCTGCAGGACATGCCCTCTCATCCTACATCAGCAGTGACAATGACTCTGAGTTTGAGGATGCAGATATGAGGAAAGAACTGCAGAAGCTGAGAGAAAA ACACATGAAGGAGATCTCTGAGCTGCAGGCGTTCCAGAGGAATGAGATTGAGCATCTGTACACGGGGCTGGGCAAAACACTGCCTACCAATGTCGGCCTACTTCACGCTGCACCCCCAAGTGGCCGCAGGCGCAGGGCCAGCAAACACAAGCTGAAGGCTGGAAAACTGCTCAACCCGATGGTGCAGCAGCTCAAAAACAATCTTAACACCTCCACAGAGAGGAAAG GTGATAGTGCTGCCAGCTCATCCAGCTCCCCGGCTAAAAGTTCAGTTCTGTCGGACGGCTCTGCTCACTCCAGTGGCAGCTCTAGCTCCAGCACTCAGCCCAGTGCCGCCCCAGAGCAGGTCCACACCCAGCAACCCTGTTCCTTAAAGGGCTCTTTCTCCTCAGACAACATCTACGCTGGGCTACACGGAGATGGAACGGCCAACCAAGCTGGCCCTGGCCAAG GCTGGACGGTTTACCACCAAACGTCAGAGAGAGTCACCTATAAATCTAGTAGCAAACCACGCACTAGATTCCTCAGTGGACCTGTGTCTCTGTCCATCT GGTCCACTCTGAAACGACTATGTCTAGGCAAAGAGCGCAGTAGTA GGTCTTCTCTCAACACCGCCACAGCTCAAACAGCCTCCGCTCAGACACAGCCGTCACTCACCACAGCCACGCCCTCGCCGTCTCCCCAGCCAATCTCACGGCTCGCTCAGGTCCAgaccaacaacagcaacaacaagagAGGCACGTTCACCGACGATCTCCACAAACTGGTGGACGACTGGACGAAGGAGACTGTTGCGGCGGCCAATCAGCTACGCCCCTCCCTCAACCAGATCAAACAGCAGAGGCGCCAGCAGGACCTGGAGGGCAGAGCGCCGCCCATGGGAGCAGCTACGCATGAG ATGAAATGCCATGTTGGTACCCACAAGTTCCAGCTGCCACTTTCCTGTCCCCTGACTGCTGCCCTAGGCCCCGGTATGCCCTCAACCTTAGCTCCCAACGCCTCAGCAATGCTCCCTCCTGGGTACCTTTTACCATCGGGCTCCTATGGAgggatggttcctggtcctctttTCCCCCAGCAGTGGCCTGGCATGCCTAGTCCTGTAGGGTCCGCGGGTCCTGTAGGCCTGCTCGGTGCTGCAAGAATGATGCCCTATGCCACGATGGCAAACCCAGGGATCCAAGCCTATCCTCTGGTCATGCACGACCCCGAGAACGGTCCGAAAACCACGAGGACTACCTAA